In Colletotrichum higginsianum IMI 349063 chromosome 3, whole genome shotgun sequence, a genomic segment contains:
- a CDS encoding Carboxylic ester hydrolase, with protein sequence MLSSLQWSAWGPQYWALSGSIVSFAAMVVLLARFDDEPIFAWQGITLNAVISILSVAMKAAVAFVISECLAQWKWVLFTREDRPLIDFDRIDSATRGPLGSLRILLGTKGAFVVKLGAVLTLLAVALDPLAQQIIQVREIVVYTQTNRNGGNGLPALNSGTESYSMGRAIRNQRPLLNSTLSEWSVTTDLPLSMQGAILNGISKPPSEVEQEALVQCPTSNCTWNQFSTVGICHRCNDVSSELRPVQDFGQVVVALANTTYATAKIPSTAFTLPNGHFIANIDGCPPYNGRFADCENEQSFGVYSDSRYTVTSYGTAIPSRTNTMKDIDTLIWSMSIIHPDMEALNNSVGFTPGEYDGGPKAGLKLWPDVPLKATECALYYCVKNIDSKIEGNRLVENIVEAKDASRDPESFQRYPELNNSLPETAITVEANGTLEFDKYWSAVGYSDLRLWFPDNKTQNYFRVSSGSVLAIGEHMQKLFRANLTGSSDQRDEIEKRLGRAAVGFNGASFGPYEELTMQATPPALNGLWAWTRHNVSSTFYALATTMTNEMRRNFRPGQNQQNGPDDSDGSQDGTMSIYGRVGRSTVLYHIRWPWIALHGLMIVSAIGFLSVTLSSSSFGGGGDVPLWKSSSLAAIRHGRDVGGVLGSSKTLGDMAGVARRVRVNLRGDDGGDEAKACIDRSAPGSQTEL encoded by the exons ATGTTAAGCTCGCTTCAATGGTCGGCCTGGGGCCCGCAGTACTGGGCCTTGTCGGGCAGCATCGTGTCGTTCGCAGCCATGGTCGTGCTCCTCGCCcgcttcgacgacgagccaATCTTCGCCTGGCAAGGCATCACCCTGAACGCCGTCATCTCCATCCTCTCCGTGGCCAtgaaggccgccgtcgcgttTGTCATCTCCGAGTGCCTGGCCCAGTGGAAGTGGGTTCTCTTCACCCGCGAGGACCGCCCTCTCATCGACTTCGACCGGATAGACAGCGCCACGCGCGGCCCTCTCGGCAGCCTGCGTATCTTGTTGGGAACAAAGGGCGC CTTCGTCGTTaagctcggcgccgtgctcACGCTCCTCGCAGTGGCCCTCGATCCCCTGGCCCAACAGATCATCCAAGTTCGTGAAATAGTCGTTTACACCCAGACCAACCGAAATGGGGGAAATGGCCTTCCTGCACTGAACTCTGGCACCGAAAGCTATTCCATGGGCAGGGCCATCCGGAACCAGCGGCCGCTACTCAACTCAACTCTGTCGGAATGGTCAGTGACCACAGACTTGCCCTTGTCTATGCAAGGTGCCATCTTGAACGGGATCTCCAAGCCGCCGTCGGAGGTGGAACAGGAAGCCCTGGTCCAGTGTCCTACGAGCAACTGCACCTGGAACCAGTTCAGCACCGTTGGTATCTGCCACAGATGCAACGACGTCAGTTCTGAGCTTCGGCCCGTCCAGGATTTCGggcaggtcgtcgtcgccttggcAAATACCACGTACGCGACTGCGAAGATCCCGAGTACCGCCTTCACCCTCCCCAACGGCCATTTCATCGCCAATATTGACGGCTGCCCACCGTATAATGGAAGGTTTGCCGACTGCGAGAACGAGCAGAGCTTTGGCGTCTATTCCGACAGCAGATATACCGTCACTTCATACGGGACCGCTATTCCGAGCAGAACAAACACCATGAAGGACATCGATACCCTGATCTGGTCGATGAGCATCATTCATCCCGATATGGAAGCTCTCAACAACTCCGTCGGGTTCACGCCTGGGGAGTACGACGGAGGACCCAAGGCCGGCCTTAAGTTGTGGCCCGACGTTCCTCTGAAGGCGACAGAGTGCGCGCTTTACTACTGCGTCAAGAACATTGACTCGAAGATCGAGGGCAATCGGCTCGTTGAGAATATTGTGGAAGCCAAAGACGCATCGCGGGATCCCGAATCGTTCCAGCGATACCCCGAACTCAACAACAGTCTACCAGAGACCGCGATCACGGTGGAGGCCAACGGGACTCTGGAGTTCGACAAGTACTGGTCTGCCGTGGGCTACTCGGATCTCAGGCTCTGGTTTCCGGACAACAAGACGCAGAACTACTTCCGGGTCTCTTCGGGGTCCGTCCTGGCGATCGGCGAGCACATGCAGAAGCTGTTCCGAGCCAACCTGACCGGCAGCTCGGACCAGCGGGACGAGATCGAGAAGAGGCTGGGCAgggccgccgtcggcttcaACGGCGCATCGTTCGGCCCCTACGAGGAGTTGACGATGCAAGCCACCCCGCCGGCGCTGAACGGCCTCTGGGCCTGGACGCGGCACAACGTCTCGAGCACCTTCTACGCCCTCGCGACGACCATGACCAACGAGATGAGGCGGAACTTCAGGCCGGGCCAGAACCAGCAGAACGGCCCGGATGACAGCGACGGCTCGCAAGACGGGACGATGAGCATCTACGGCCGGGTGGGCAGGTCGACCGTGCTGTACCACATCCGGTGGCCGTGGATCGCGCTGCACGGCCTCATGATCGTGTCCGCCATCGGCTTCCTGTCGGTCAcgctcagcagcagctcgttcggcggcgggggcgacGTGCCGCTGTGGAAGAGCAGCTCCCTGGCCGCCATCCGCCACGGGCGTGACGTGGGCGGGGTCTTGGGGAGCAGCAAGACGCTCGGCGACATGGCGGGCGTTGCGAGGAGGGTTCGTGTAAACCtgcgcggcgacgacggcggcgatgaggccAAGGCGTGTATCGACCGTTCGGCTCCGGGGAGTCAGACAGAACTTTGA
- a CDS encoding Carboxylic ester hydrolase has translation MGNTISYQETPVELSLGDRGTIRGLQFDNKSRRFTGVPYALPPTGKHRWRKPRPLPASYAYSDADGGVYDATRFRAVCPQKAWSVVKPDGGQNTYSEDCLFVNIWTPVPKEGEEESKWPVKLWIHGGWFQIGDPSHEPGMDATELISTGGLNAVVVAIGYRLNVFGFLAGEALLDESNGEAGGNFGLWDQRVAAEWVRDNIAHFGGDPLNITLAGRSAGAYSAEAQMLYDFRKPGDGGSLYRRVFMDSNAIPAQPKSLADVRGQFDELCTFFKIDMGLPSEQKLAILREKSAEELLQAIPRLENHTFRPVTDDVFIHSGMVEYLQSKEFADEFKKRGYKMLIGEVLNEETLYSSYNPPTEPTLEALRLQISNYYAPDVTDRAIQQYKLPESDKLSDWQKTFGSIVADGQVRAPSRALVKALVDNGVDIRDVWRYQIAYRLSFINDKVAPASFGVAHSMDRPIWNFAITHGPSPAERVLMEEWIETLVAFVNGSDTYEHGTRTVEEMKVMTPEGTIEIRPDNRWDELVSLGKIFAGK, from the exons ATGGGAAACACTATATCGTACCAGGAAACGCCGGTTGAGCTCAGTCTGGGCGACCGAGGCACCATCCGCGGCCTCCAGTTCGACAACAAGTCCCGTCGCTTTACCGGTGTCCCTTATGCCCTGCCACCGACCGGCAAACACAGATGGCGCAAGCCGCGTCCCCTGCCCGCATCATACGCCTAttccgacgccgacggggGTGTCTACGACGCGACAAGGTTCCGGGCAGTCTGCCCTCAAAAGGCCTGGAGCGTCGTGAAGCCCGACGGCGGACAGAACACGTACAGCGAGGATTGTTTGTTCGTCAACATCTGGACCCCGGTGCCCaaggaaggcgaggaggaatCGAAGTGGCCGGTCAAGCTCTGGATCCACGGCGGCTGGTTCCAGATCGGCGACCCCTCGCACGAGCCGGGGATGGACGCGACCGAGCTCATCTCCACGGGCGGGctcaacgccgtcgtcgtggccatCGGCTACCGTCTGAACGTGTTCGGCTTCCTCGCCGGAGAGGCTCTCCTGGACGAGAGCAACGGCGAGGCGGGAGGCAACTTCGGCCTGTGGGATCAGCGCGTGGCCGCGGAGTGGGTGAGGGATAACATCGCCCACTTCGGAGGGGATCCGCTCAACAtcaccctcgccggccggagCGCCGGTGCATAcagcgccgaggcccagatGCTGTACGATTTCCGCAaacccggcgacggcggctcgCTGTATCGCCGGGTCTTCATGGACTCGAACGCGATCCCCGCGCAGCCAAAGTCTCTCGCCGACGTCCGCGGCCAGTTCGACGAGCTGTGCACGTTTTTCAAAATCGACATGGGGCTCCCAAGCGAGCAAAAGCTGGCCATCCTCCGAGAAAAGAGCGCGGAGGAGCTCCTGCAAGCGATCCCTCGGCTGGAAAACCACACTTTCCGGCCAGTGACGGACGACGTTTTTATCCACTCTGGCATGGTCGAGTACCTGCAGAGCAAAGAGTTTGCGGACGAGTTCAAGAAGAGGGGATACAAGATGCTCATCGGCGAGGTCCTCAACGAGGAGACTCTCTACTCTTCCTACAACCCCCCAACCGAGCCGACCCTCGAAGCTCTTCGGCTGCAGATCTCCAACTACTACGCCCCGGACGTCACGGACCGCGCCATTCAGCAATACAAGCTCCCAGAGTCGGACAAGCTGAGCGACTGGCAAAAGACATTTG GCTCGATAGTTGCCGATGGACAGGTGCGCGCGCCGTCTAGGGCCCTCGTGAAGGCGCTGGTGGACAACGGTGTCGACATCCGAGACGTTTGGCGGTATCAGATTGCGTACCGGCTCTCCTTCATCAACGACAAAGTTGCCCCGGCATCTTTCGGGGTTGCACATTCCATGGACAGGCCCATTTGGAA CTTCGCCATTACCCATGGACCATCACCGGCCGAAAGGGTTTTGATGGAAGAGTGGATTGAGACTCTGGTGGCTTTCGTCAACGGCAGCGATACCTACGAGCACGGAACAAGGACTGTGGAGGAGATGAAGGTCATGACTCCGGAGGGAACGATCGAGATTCGTCCGGACAACCGGTGGGATGAACTGGTGAGCCTGGGCAAGATATTTGCTGGCAAATAG
- a CDS encoding NCS1 nucleoside transporter, translating to MAKTLIERLRVRDDNEHGYETTKWINPDIAPLPPSRRTWGMWAFLGFGSISNLCISAWTGAASLLSLGLTIPQTMGLMILARALICLLVIGNGWMGSEWHIGFTVSQRIILGMNGAYIGQLIRIMLSIVWYGSQAWLGGLCVSAMLSGWSYNFLTMENTLPESAHMVTRDLVGFVIFHLISVPFLLIRVEKAKVPVIIANLIVFVTMMGITIWACQTGGTGPLFESGARQASALTKEWAWVYGIIASVGNISAGILNQSDFTRFARRQGIQVPGIVFSLFVPGMIVPVFAILTASASMAIWGLDEPMWNPLTVITQWMVDDYSAKARAGAFFCSLGFVLGQIAENILGNGYAAGMDLAGLLPTWITIRRGALLAAALSWAVQPWEFYNTASVFVSVAASFSVFMGPLTGIMMTDYFVVRRQKIEMSQLYTGSKEGAYWYTYGFNWRAFVAWVVCFVPAMPGMIAAVNPSVKISDGLYKYYLGNYIFGFLEAGTLYAVLTFVFKPKRIGYQDDFDIYGTFDDDVAIKKGMAPFERPKRVDGPIEGTPVDIDDDGAKRAALP from the exons ATGGCCAAGACACTTATCGAAAGGCTTCGGGTCCGGGACGACAACGAGCACGGCTACGAGACCACGAAATGGATCAACCCGGACATTGCACCGCTTCCCCCGAGTAGGCGGACTTGGGGCATGTGGGCCTTTCTTGGCTTCGGATCCATCTCCAA CCTCTGCATCTCGGCCTGGACGGGCGCGGCGTCTCTCCTGTCACTGGGCCTCACCATCCCGCAGACGATGGGCCTTATGATCCTCGCCAGGGCGCTCATCTGCCTACTCGTTATCGGCAACGGTTGGATGGGCTCTGAGTGGCACATTGGATTCACCGTCTCTCAAAG AATCATCCTTGGCATGAACGGGGCCTATATCGGGCAGCTCATCCGGATCATGCTATCGATCGTCTGGTACGGGTCACAGGCCTGGCTGGGCGGCCTCTGCGTTTCCGCAATGCTCAGCGGCTGGAGCTACAACTTCCTGACGATGGAGAACACGCTCCCGGAGAGCGCCCACATGGTAACCAGAGACCTCGTGGGCTTCGTCATCTTCCACCTCATCTCGGTGCCCTTTCTT CTCATCAGGGTCGAAAAGGCAAAAGtgcccgtcatcatcgccaacctcatcgtcttcgtcaccaTGATGGGCATCACCATCTGGGCATGTCAGACCGGCGGCACGGGGCCCCTGTTCGAGTCGGGCGCGAGAcaggcctcggccttgaccAAGGAATGGGCCTGGGTCTacggcatcatcgcctcGGTCGGCAACATCTCGGCCGGCATCCTCAACCAGAGCGACTTCACCCGTTTCGCGCGCCGTCAGGGGATCCAGGTCCCGGGCATCGTCTTCTCGCTCTTCGTCCCGGGCATGATCGTCCCCGTATTCGCCATcctgacggcgtcggcctcgatggccatCTGGGGCCTGGACGAGCCCATGTGGAACCCGCTGACGGTCATCACGCAGTGGATGGTGGACGACTACAGCGCAAaggcccgcgccggcgccttcttcTGCAGCCTTGgcttcgtcctcggccagaTCGCCGAGAACATCCTCGGCAACGGCTACGCCGCCGGCATGGACCTCGCGGGCCTCCTCCCGACCTGGATCACCATCCGGCGCGGCGCGCTGCTGGCGGCCGCGCTCTCGTGGGCCGTCCAGCCGTGGGAGTTCTACAACACGGCGAGCGTCTTCGTGTCCGTGGCCGCTagcttctccgtcttcaTGGGCCCGCTGACGGGCATCATGATGACGGACTACTTTGTCGTCCGCCGGCAGAAGATTGAGATGAGCCAGCTGTACACCGGATCCAAGGAGGGTGCCTACTGGTACACATACGGCTTCAACTGGAGGGCCTTTGTCGCTTGGGTCGTCTGCTTCGTGCCCGCCATGCCCGGGATGATCGCGGCGGTCAACCCGAGCGTCAAGATCAGCGACGGGCTCTACAAGTACTACCTCGGCAACTACATCTTTGgcttcctcgaggccgggaCGCTCTACGCGGTCCTGACGTTCGTGTTCAAGCCCAAGAGGATCGGGTACCAGGATGACTTTGACATCTACGGGACGTtcgatgacgacgttgcCATCAAGAAGGGCATGGCGCCTTTTGAAAGGCCGAAGAGGGTGGATGGACCTATCGAGGGTACACCCGTGGATattgacgatgacggtgccAAAAGGGCAGCTCTTCCGTAG
- a CDS encoding C6 zinc finger domain protein, with the protein MPPLLPPVRRSRNGCIDCRKAKVKCDEIRPSCGTCARRRLVCQGYKTPAAHHSRHSLVDVAGGSDNPAAATTAVAATRSSGASPSRPPVGLSASEITAGERRPRMTLDTRTLSLLPPGAIPAADQPHIELYFNRHPFELLIGPEFVSEMNAFVVMMMQQDPVVIADAISAIGYSYEVGSSSGALLPVLDRRAKILANLRNMKPSSHYFEEALFLLLGLCAMELVTLAQPGHHATIPTVLSNVASLISHHVSTGGDVSSVASYVWLKNEPTKPDRLLGYTVTLMPLLEELCTLAEEVRGHILQPAALSVALLGGGGDTRTPSPEYTSSASSSSPPQLDVGVDSWLDVGYSDVALRADSLRMRLESWKPTISDGLSFRSARKFRAQAACYRAGALLYLHRLFHLPCSSPEADHEALSRAHDVMLYTSGPPPESKMLLWPVFMAACEMSDADDRAAVLDVFDAIGTHRKTVTVERTRAFVQERVWKARDEGGDWNWMVLAQAYPGECLPI; encoded by the exons ATGCCACCGCTGCTTCCCCCCGTGCGGCGCTCGCGCAACGGCTGCATCGACTGCCGCAAAGCCAAGGTCAAATGCGACGAGATCCGCCCCTCGTGCGGAACTTGCGCGCGACGCAGGCTTGTCTGCCAGGGATACAAGACGCCGGCCGCCCATCACTCTCGACACTCGTtggtcgacgtcgccggtGGGAGTGATAACCCAGCAGCGGCAACAACAGCAGTAGCAGCAACGAGATCATCCGGGGCATCTCCGTCCAGGCCTCCCGTGGGACTCTCGGCGTCCGAGATCACGGCCGGGGAGCGTCGGCCGAGGATGACTCTGGACACCCGGACCCTCTCGCTGCTCCCGCCCGGGGCGATACCGGCCGCGGACCAGCCGCACATCGAGCTCTACTTCAACAGGCACCCGTTCGAGCTGCTGATCGGTCCCGAGTTCGTGAGCGAGATGAACGCCTTCgtcgtgatgatgatgcagCAGGACCCggtcgtcatcgccgacgccatctcggccatcggGTACTCGTACGAGGTCGGCAGCTCGTCCGGCGCACTCCTGCCCGTGCTCGACCGGagggccaagatcctcgCGAACCTGAGGAACATGAAGCCTTCTAGCCACTATTTTGAAGAAGCTCTCTTTCTGCTCTTAGGGTTATGCGCCATGGAG CTCGTTACCTTGGCCCAGCCGGGACACCATGCAACCATCCCCACGGTCCTGTCCAACGTGGCCTCCCTCATCAGCCACCACGTCTCGACCGGCGGAGACGTCTCCTCTGTCGCGAG CTACGTCTGGCTCAAGAACGAGCCGACCAAGCCCGACCGGCTGCTCGGGTATACCGTGACCCTCATGCCGCTGTTGGAGGAGCTGTGCaccctggccgaggaggtccGCGGACACATCCTGCAGCCAGCAGCGCTCTCCGTCGCCctcctgggcggcggcggcgacaccCGAACTCCGAGCCCCGAGTACACGTCGTCtgcgtcatcgtcatcaccgCCACAGCTGGACGTCGGTGTCGACAGTTGGCTGGACGTCGGGTACTCGGACGTGGCCCTCCGGGCAGACTCCCTCCGAATGCGCCTCGAGTCGTGGAAGCCCACCATCTCCGACGGCCTCTCGTTCCGCTCGGCGCGCAAGTTCCGCGCCCAGGCCGCCTGCtaccgcgccggcgccctcttGTACCTGCACCGCCTGTTCCACCTCCCGTGCTCGTCGCCAGAGGCGGACCACGAGGCGCTGAGCAGGGCTCACGACGTGATGCTCTACACGAGcgggccgccgcccgagtcCAAGATGCTGCTCTGGCCCGTCTTCATGGCCGCCTGCGAGATGtcggacgccgacgaccgggccgccgtcctcgacgtcttcgacgCGATAGGCACGCACCGCAagaccgtcaccgtcgagcGGACGAGGGCCTTCGTCCAGGAAAGGGTCTGGAAGGCGAGAGACGAGGGTGGGGACTGGAACTGGATGGTCCTGGCGCAGGCTTACCCGGGGGAATGTCTGCCGATATGA
- a CDS encoding glycosyl hydrolase family 76, with protein sequence MLSSLVSGALPVALLAFSGAAEAAYSIDTRVCLTPKRRHTEDIITTASTLAFDLMKFYDGNQTGKIPGILPGPPDSGIGDYYWWQGGAMMGTYVDYWYYTGDDSYNAVVTEGMLHQTGDDRDYMPRNHTLSLGNDDQGFWGMTAMLAAENKFPNPPPEKAQWLALAQAVWTTQADPIRHDKTCGGGMRWQVPPTNVGYDYKNTISNGCFFNIGARLARYTGNDTYARYAEETWDWLWAVNYIDHESWRVYDGGHVPYNCTNVFKATFSYNIGVLMQGCAFLANYTGEQKWFDRTLALANRAIEDFFADGAAYEIPCEFEKGRCSQDMLSFKGYLHRWMAVVTQLVPSTRDLIMPVLRNSTAAAIRQCTGGATGRVCGFYWTGGVFVDPAVDKTSGAGEAMNVLAAVQSLLEVDPPATNDTGGISQGDPNAGLNSNPFREPSPVTTGDRAGASILTVVVLLSAVAIWGWMSVPHAEWNTDKGKEKEKMGSKGAHLDFSQESVTPVKVAS encoded by the exons ATGTTATCGTCCCTCGTTTCGGGCGCCTTGCCCGTGGCGTTGCTGGCCTTCTCCGGGGCTGCGGAAGCGGCGTACTCAATCGACACAAGAG TTTGTCTAACCCCCAAGCGCCGACACACAGAGGACATCATTACAACCGCAAGTACACTCGCATTCGATCTCATGAAGTTTTACGACGGAAACCAGACGGGCAAAATCCCCGGCATCCTCCCCGGGCCGCCAGACTCGGGCATCGGCGACTACTACTGGTGGCAGGGCGGCGCCATGATGGGCACCTACGTCGACTACTGGTACTACACGGGCGACGATAGCTACAACGCCGTCGTCACGGAAGGCATGCTGCACCAGACGGGAGACGACCGCGACTACATGCCCCGGAACCAcaccctctccctcggcaacgacgaccaGGGCTTCTGGGGCATGACGGCcatgctcgccgccgagaacaaGTTCCCCAACCCGCCGCCCGAAAAGGCGCAGTGGCTCGCCCTCGCGCAGGCCGTGTGGACGACCCAGGCGGACCCGATACGCCACGACAAGacctgcggcggcggcatgcgGTGGCAGGTTCCCCCGACCAACGTGGGCTACGACTACAAGAACACCATCTCCAACGGCTGCTTCTTCAACATCGGCGCCCGCCTGGCCCGGTACACCGGCAACGACACCTACGCCCGGTACGCGGAGGAGACCTGGGATTGGCTGTGGGCCGTGAACTACATCGACCATGAGAGTTGGAGG GTGTACGATGGAGGCCATGTCCCCTACAACTGCACAAACGTCTTCAAGGCCACCTTTTCATACAACATCGGTGTCCTGATGCAGGGCTGCGCCTTTCTCGCCAACTAC ACGGGAGAGCAGAAATGGTTCGACCGCACGCTGGCCCTCGCGAAccgcgccatcgaggacttcttcgccgacggcgccgcctACGAGATCCCCTGCGAGTTCGAAAAgggccgctgctcgcaggACATGCTGAGCTTCAAGGGCTACCTCCACCGCTGGATGGCCGTCGTGACGCAGCTCGTGCCCTCGACCCGCGACCTCATCATGCCGGTGCTGCGCaactcgacggcggccgccaTCCGGCAGTgcaccggcggcgccaccgGCCGCGTCTGCGGCTTCTACTGGACCGGCGGCGTGTtcgtcgacccggccgtcgacaagacgtccggcgccggcgaggccatgAACGTCCTGGCCGCGGTCCAGAgcctgctcgaggtcgacccGCCGGCCACCAACGACACGGGCGGCATATCCCAGGGCGACCCCAATGCCGGCCTCAACTCGAACCCCTTCCGGGAGCCCTCGCCCGTCACCACCGGCgaccgcgccggcgccagcaTCCTGacggtcgtcgtcctcctcagcGCCGTGGCCATCTGGGGCTGGATGTCGGTACCCCACGCGGAGTGGAACACGGATaagggcaaggagaaggagaagatgggGTCCAAGGGCGCGCACCTCGACTTCTCGCAGGAGAGCGTGACTCCGGTCAAGGTTGCGAGCTAG
- a CDS encoding Oligopeptide transporter, with product MAEEKVTPATVARVDSADPRPSYTGTSRVHPDEKGAMGGEWTEPIVDTKVPETEDHKEEDLYRPLLMDPNIPHEANILTVRAIVVGCILGSLVNASNLYLGLKTGFTFIASMFGAIFGYGLLKLLSQVNLPIIGGAFGPQENSIVQAAATGAGGIAGIFVAGIPAMYRLGVMDSTPAGDIGKIFTLTICCSFFGLFFVTPLRKFFIIRTARELKLMFPTSTATALTIRSMHAGVNGAKEAVGKLKALGYAFGACLVHRVASYYAIGILYDWHVFTWIHIWSGHTSWAMNIESWGWYWEFTTAFIGSGMLIGMNSACSMMGGSILAWGLIGPLLVHYGECIGKDASGGDPNWDGYYSFTSLKNVGVGPPSPRYWLLWPGVMVMVCSSMGEMLVHWKVIYFGFRAGWRSICLSIHETAMKKNKRIEFFAKYAEAEEKMEADAVEDPATPDQQVKTWVWVVGLFASIILACIVMGLQWKVNVGITILALVLAFLFSFLAIQIGAVTDQTPLTAAAKAAQLVIGGTTTGAGYTVQHAQRINLISAGLAAGAADVATALTSDFRTGFLLGTPPNKQFIAQAIGTFVSVWLAPGLFVLFTTAYPCITDSEIEHCPFLVPSVSAWAAVAEVVTSPNVPIPLSSGIFSIVLGIVSILQVVFRHYYLTGPREKYQQWLPNWGAIALSFVIPGPVFVNAAFVGAIIAFVWRKWKPASFEVYGYAIAAGMIAGEGMGGVIGAALQLGNVSGDRYGTLGLACPLEEC from the exons ATGGCCGAAGAAAAGGTCACCCCGGCGACCGTCGCCAGGGTCGACAGCGCCGACCCGCGCCCGTCGTACACCGGCACCTCTCGCGTCCACCCCGATGAAAAGGGCGCCATGGGCGGCGAATGGACCGAGCCCATCGTCGACACCAAGGTCCCCGAGACCGAGGATCacaaggaggaggacctgTACCGTCCTCTGCTGATGGACCCCAACATCCCGCACGAAGCCAACATCCTGACCGTGCGCGcgatcgtcgtcggctgcaTTCTGGGATCGCTCGTCAACGCGTCCAACTTGTACCTCGGGTTGAAGACCGGCTTCACATTCATCGCCTCCATGTTCGGT GCCATTTTCGGTTACGGCTTGTTGAAGCTTCTCTCGCAAGTCAATCTTCCTATCATCGGAGGAGCCTTTGGACCGCAGGAGAA CTCCATtgtccaggccgccgccaccggtgccggcggtatcgccggcatcttcgtcgccggTATCCCCGCCATGTACCGCCTCGGAGTCATGGACAGCACGCCTGCCGGCGACATTGGCAAGATCTTTACCTTGACCATCTGCTGTTCCTTCTTCGGACTCTTCTTCGTCACGCCCCTCCGCAAGTTCTTCATCATCCGCACCGCCCGGGAGCTCAAGCTCATGTTTCCCACCTCGACCGCGACTGCCCTGACGATTAGGTCCATGCACGCGGGTGTGAACGGAGCCAAAGAAGCCGTGGGGAAGCTGAAGGCGCTCGGTTACGCCTTCGGCGCCTGCCTCGTCCATCGCGTCGCATCGTACTATGCCATCGGAATCCTCTACGACTGGCACGTTTTCACCTGGATTCATATCTGGAGCGGCCATACGTCGTGGGCAATGAACATTGAGAGTTGGGGATGGTATTGGGAGTTTACGACGGCTTTCATCGGCTCTGGAATGTTGATTGGCATGAATTCCGCATGTTCCATGATGGGTGGAAGCATCCTGGCATGGGGGTTGATCGGACCCCTTCTCGTACATTACGGCGAATGTATCGGGAAGGACGCCTCCGGGGGAGACCCGAACTGGGACGGCTACTACAGCTTCACGTCTCTGAAGAACGTCGGAGTCGGCCCCCCCTCGCCCCGATACTGGCTCTTGTGGCCGGGTGTCATGGTCATGGTGTGCTCTTCCATGGGCGAGATGCTGGTCCACTGGAAAGTCATTTACTTCGGGTTCAGGGCCGGCTGGAGGTCCATCTGCCTGTCCATCCACGAGACGGCcatgaagaagaacaagcGCATCGAGTTCTTCGCCAAgtacgccgaggccgaggagaagatggaggcggacgccgtcgaggacccCGCCACGCCCGACCAGCAGGTCAAGACCTGGGTCTGGGTTGTCGGTCTGTTCGCGTCCATTATCCTGGCATGTATCGTCATGGGTCTTCAGTGGAAGGTCAACGTTGGCATTACGATTCTGGCGTTGGTGCTcgccttcctcttctctttcctcGCCATTCAGATCGGAGCCGTCACGGACCAGACGCCGCTGACGGCTGCTGCAAAGGCTGCCCAGTTGGTCATTGGTGGTACCACGACTGGGGCGGGATACACGGTGCAGCACGCGCAGCGGATCAACCTCATCTCCGCCGGTctggcggccggcgccgccgacgtcgctACGGCGCTGACGTCCGATTTCCGCACCGGTTTCCTTCTCGGCACGCCGCCCAACAAGCAGTTCATCGCCCAAGCCATCGGCACGTTCGTGTCCGTCTGGCTGGCACCGGGATTGTTCGTCTTGTTCACCACCGCCTACCCCTGTATCACGGACTCCGAGATTGAGCACTGCCCCTTCCTGGTTCCGTCCGTCAGCGCGTGGGCTGCGGTCGCAGAGGTCGTCACGAGCCCCAACGTCCCGATCCCGCTGTCGTCCGGAATCTTTTCCATCGTTCTGGGCATCGTCTCGATTCTCCAGGTCGTCTTCCGTCACTACTACCTAACCGGCCCCCGCGAGAAGTACCAGCAGTGGCTGCCCAACTGGGGTGCCATCGCCCTTTCCTTCGTCATTCCCGGGCCCGTTttcgtcaacgccgccttCGTCGGTGCCATCATTGCCTTCGTCTGGCGCAAGTGGAAGCCTGCGAGCTTCGAGGTCTACGGCTATGCCATCGCTGCCGGTATGATTGCTGGCGAGGGCATGGGTGGTGTAATTGGTGCTGCTCTGCAACTTGGCAACGTTTCGGGAGACAGATACGGAACGCTCGGCCTTGCGTGCCCCTTGGAGGAATGCTAA